The following are encoded in a window of Arthrobacter sp. NicSoilB4 genomic DNA:
- a CDS encoding MFS transporter, translating into MTLSTTSQAPASSAPHLPDTAAARPGPPSPTGPAAAPPAPHTGGRFSRLPLLAGKTFIPIGLFARLPLAMLTVGALTLATAVTGSYAVGGVVAGAVGIGSALGAPVFGALADRLGQRPVLLFAAVFNTAAVVALILAAYLVPGGDELAAALPVLAAAFVAGASCPQVGSLARVRWMALTSSGGRNANPADLDTALSYESTADELTFVLGPALVGILASLIAPWLPLALAAALTITLVPAFAVHSTHHAVVRTPARTVAGAAHQKQLRAALTAGQRAGAFAAVGLPVLAMVCMGTFFGSTQTALSSFSASFATSELAGLLYAVMGLSSAAAALSVAYWPQRFTVNARWVACAALMAGLALLLLLPSTALPMILVLLVLGLPVGPLMVTVFAIGGQVAPAGKLGTVMTALASGIVAGTAIGSSIAGQLAQHQGYSTAFLVPVCAAAALFLLGAAAAVVLRRKKAAALTG; encoded by the coding sequence ATGACTCTCTCAACGACTTCCCAGGCGCCCGCTTCTTCCGCGCCGCATCTTCCTGACACAGCTGCTGCCCGTCCCGGGCCTCCGTCCCCGACGGGACCCGCGGCCGCACCCCCGGCACCGCACACTGGCGGGCGTTTCTCCCGCCTGCCGCTGCTCGCCGGCAAAACCTTCATTCCGATCGGGCTGTTCGCCCGGCTCCCGCTCGCCATGCTCACCGTCGGAGCGCTGACCCTGGCCACCGCCGTCACCGGCTCCTACGCCGTCGGCGGGGTAGTGGCCGGAGCTGTCGGCATCGGCTCCGCGCTCGGCGCTCCGGTCTTCGGCGCGCTGGCGGACCGGCTGGGCCAGCGTCCGGTCCTGCTGTTCGCCGCAGTCTTCAATACCGCCGCCGTCGTCGCGCTGATCCTCGCCGCCTACCTCGTCCCCGGCGGAGATGAGCTGGCCGCCGCCCTCCCGGTCCTGGCCGCAGCGTTCGTGGCCGGTGCCAGCTGCCCGCAGGTCGGCTCGCTGGCCCGGGTCCGCTGGATGGCCCTGACCTCCAGCGGCGGACGAAACGCCAACCCCGCGGACCTGGACACGGCGCTGTCGTACGAAAGCACCGCCGACGAGCTGACTTTTGTCCTGGGCCCGGCCCTGGTGGGCATCCTCGCCAGCCTCATCGCACCGTGGCTGCCGCTCGCCCTCGCCGCCGCCCTGACCATCACACTCGTCCCGGCCTTCGCGGTGCACTCCACGCATCACGCGGTGGTCAGGACACCGGCGCGGACAGTCGCCGGCGCGGCGCACCAGAAGCAGCTCCGGGCTGCCCTGACCGCAGGGCAGCGTGCCGGTGCGTTCGCCGCCGTCGGACTCCCGGTGCTGGCCATGGTCTGCATGGGCACGTTCTTCGGCTCCACGCAGACCGCGCTGAGTTCCTTCTCCGCCAGCTTCGCCACGTCCGAGCTGGCGGGCCTGCTTTACGCCGTGATGGGCCTGAGCTCCGCGGCGGCGGCCTTGTCGGTGGCGTACTGGCCCCAGCGGTTTACGGTAAACGCCCGCTGGGTGGCCTGCGCGGCACTGATGGCGGGCCTCGCGCTGCTGCTTTTGCTGCCTTCGACGGCCCTTCCCATGATCCTCGTGCTCCTGGTCCTGGGCCTGCCGGTGGGCCCGCTGATGGTCACGGTCTTCGCGATCGGCGGCCAAGTGGCCCCCGCGGGCAAACTCGGCACGGTCATGACGGCGCTCGCCAGCGGCATCGTCGCCGGCACCGCGATCGGCTCGTCCATCGCGGGGCAGCTGGCACAGCACCAGGGCTACTCCACCGCCTTCCTGGTGCCGGTATGTGCCGCAGCGGCGCTGTTCCTGCTCGGCGCGGCAGCCGCCGTCGTGCTCCGGCGAAAGAAAGCAGCCGCCCTCACCGGTTGA
- a CDS encoding SMC family ATPase: MKIHRLEISAFGPFAGTEHIDFDRLSAHGLFLLNGPTGAGKTSVLDAICFALYGSVPGARQDGKRLRSDHAEAAAEPRVTCEFSARGRHFEVSRSPAWDKPSARGKNGFTVQQANTLLRERVDGEWIEKSGRNDEAGAEIADVLGMNREQFTRVVMLPQGDFAAFLRSKATDRLDLLQSLFGTQRFEAVEQELGRKAQAARTEVASLNGQLELLLAQAEAETAALGLDTADAPERADADAFLAWLGTNAAAAAEQRRAAALGADEKRADRLSARDAATARAARQAKLAGAERRRSEAEAAAPAVAAKSAQLGLHRKAEVLGGQLQAADSAGTAEERAAAAMAAAAEDLRSAALTDPELAAMLNTTAGSSCDALGNAGDAGGYALDGEALRSALGGLRSLRAVLEERLPDETRLAGLRGRSTQLRLDLARLEAGRTSGASALLALRHESVALLAALRPLEELAAEVQLRTKEAAAAEELLVLVRRYAAAEKARAAVAEHHSGARAEYQDRRQRWLDLREERLANASAELASQLQAGLPCPVCGSPEHPVPAPAAASALDVAEAEQSAQHACEAAEAALAALERELSEAQQEVAVLAAQGGDTAPEDAGLEAALARERAAEAHRAAAELAVNRARHSELDEEIADAESVQAATASSIAQTESTLAEVQEQADSLELALDNLRAGHPVLADRITALDGSAAVLERADAARTRLEQAAARSAEARQQLELALPGAGFDSAAAARAVLLSAPDSAALEAAVRDGQDEAARIEELFASEELVLALHELATEGPVAGELVEQLRADAAAAERSARDAELAAGLAEKSVRTLGTIAANYAQLAADGREPRERARLLAAVADAARGGGDNNYRMSLNSYVLAARLEQVAVAASERLIGMSDGRYTLQHTDAKAVRGQKSGLGLEVVDQWTGQRRDTATLSGGESFMASLALALGLADVVQQESGGVDIETLFVDEGFGSLDEQALEQVMDALEGLRDGGRVVGLVSHVGEMKQRISTQLQVVKGRNGSALHISDDAQG, translated from the coding sequence GTGAAAATCCATCGCCTCGAGATCTCCGCCTTCGGGCCCTTCGCGGGTACCGAACACATCGATTTCGACCGCCTGAGCGCCCACGGCCTGTTCCTGCTCAACGGCCCCACGGGCGCCGGCAAAACCAGCGTCCTGGATGCCATCTGCTTCGCGCTCTACGGTTCGGTGCCCGGGGCCCGGCAGGACGGAAAGCGGCTGCGCAGCGACCACGCCGAGGCTGCGGCCGAGCCGCGGGTGACCTGCGAGTTCTCGGCGCGCGGGCGGCACTTCGAAGTCTCCCGCTCTCCCGCCTGGGACAAGCCCAGTGCCCGGGGGAAGAACGGGTTCACCGTGCAGCAGGCCAACACCCTGCTGCGGGAACGCGTGGACGGAGAATGGATAGAGAAGTCCGGCCGCAACGACGAAGCCGGCGCAGAGATCGCCGACGTCCTGGGCATGAACCGGGAGCAATTCACCCGGGTTGTGATGCTGCCGCAGGGTGATTTCGCGGCCTTCCTGCGGTCCAAGGCCACCGACCGCCTCGACCTGCTGCAGAGCCTCTTCGGTACCCAGCGGTTCGAGGCCGTGGAACAGGAACTCGGCCGTAAGGCGCAGGCTGCCCGCACCGAAGTCGCCAGCCTCAACGGCCAGCTCGAACTCCTGCTCGCCCAGGCGGAAGCCGAAACTGCCGCACTTGGGCTCGACACGGCGGATGCCCCGGAACGGGCCGACGCGGACGCGTTCCTGGCCTGGCTTGGGACCAATGCCGCCGCGGCCGCGGAGCAGCGCCGCGCCGCCGCGCTGGGGGCCGATGAGAAGCGCGCCGACCGCTTGTCCGCCAGGGACGCCGCAACGGCGCGTGCCGCCCGCCAGGCCAAGCTGGCCGGGGCCGAACGCCGGCGCTCCGAGGCTGAGGCCGCCGCGCCCGCCGTCGCTGCCAAAAGCGCGCAGCTGGGCCTGCACCGAAAGGCGGAAGTCCTCGGCGGGCAACTGCAGGCAGCGGATAGTGCCGGGACGGCGGAGGAACGGGCAGCGGCCGCGATGGCCGCCGCCGCAGAAGATCTGCGCAGCGCTGCGCTCACCGACCCCGAACTTGCCGCGATGCTGAACACAACCGCGGGCAGCAGCTGTGACGCCCTGGGCAACGCCGGTGATGCCGGCGGCTACGCCTTGGACGGGGAAGCCCTGCGGTCCGCGCTGGGGGGACTGCGCTCACTGCGCGCGGTGCTCGAGGAACGGCTGCCCGATGAGACCAGGCTCGCCGGACTCCGGGGCCGCAGCACCCAGCTTCGCCTGGACCTGGCGCGGCTGGAAGCCGGGCGGACGTCCGGGGCTTCCGCCCTGCTCGCCCTGCGCCATGAATCCGTTGCCCTGCTCGCCGCACTGCGCCCGCTCGAAGAACTCGCCGCCGAGGTGCAGTTGCGGACGAAGGAGGCCGCCGCGGCCGAGGAACTGCTGGTCCTGGTCCGGCGCTACGCCGCTGCCGAGAAGGCCCGCGCAGCCGTTGCGGAACACCACAGCGGGGCCCGGGCGGAGTACCAGGACCGGCGCCAGCGCTGGCTCGATCTCCGCGAGGAACGGCTGGCCAACGCCTCGGCCGAGCTCGCTTCCCAGCTGCAGGCGGGCCTCCCTTGCCCGGTCTGCGGCAGCCCAGAGCATCCGGTCCCCGCCCCGGCCGCAGCGTCCGCCCTGGACGTGGCCGAGGCAGAACAGTCCGCGCAGCACGCGTGCGAGGCCGCGGAGGCCGCCCTCGCGGCGCTCGAACGTGAACTCTCCGAGGCCCAGCAGGAGGTCGCTGTGCTTGCCGCACAGGGCGGCGACACCGCGCCCGAGGATGCCGGCCTGGAAGCGGCCCTGGCGCGGGAACGCGCCGCCGAAGCACACCGTGCGGCGGCAGAACTCGCCGTCAACCGGGCACGGCACTCCGAGCTGGACGAGGAGATCGCCGACGCCGAATCGGTCCAGGCGGCCACGGCATCAAGCATCGCCCAGACCGAGTCCACGCTCGCTGAAGTCCAGGAGCAGGCCGATTCGCTCGAACTTGCCCTCGACAACCTTCGGGCCGGCCACCCCGTCCTGGCGGACCGCATCACCGCGCTGGACGGCAGCGCAGCCGTGCTGGAACGCGCCGACGCGGCACGGACCCGGCTGGAACAGGCCGCGGCCCGCTCCGCGGAGGCCCGGCAGCAGCTGGAGCTGGCGCTTCCGGGCGCCGGTTTCGACTCCGCGGCGGCGGCGCGGGCCGTCCTGCTCTCCGCCCCGGACTCCGCTGCACTCGAAGCCGCCGTCCGCGACGGACAGGACGAAGCGGCCCGGATCGAGGAACTCTTCGCCAGCGAGGAACTGGTCCTGGCGCTGCACGAGCTGGCGACGGAGGGCCCCGTCGCGGGGGAGCTGGTGGAGCAGCTCCGTGCGGACGCAGCCGCGGCTGAACGCTCAGCCCGGGACGCCGAACTCGCGGCCGGCCTCGCGGAAAAGTCCGTGCGGACCCTGGGCACGATCGCCGCGAACTATGCGCAGCTTGCGGCGGACGGACGGGAGCCGCGCGAACGGGCGCGACTGCTGGCCGCCGTCGCCGACGCGGCCCGGGGCGGGGGAGACAACAACTACCGGATGAGCCTGAACAGCTATGTGCTCGCCGCCCGGCTCGAGCAAGTGGCCGTCGCCGCCTCTGAACGGCTGATCGGCATGAGCGATGGCCGCTACACGCTGCAGCACACCGACGCCAAGGCGGTCCGCGGGCAGAAATCCGGCCTCGGCCTGGAAGTGGTGGACCAGTGGACCGGACAGCGGCGGGACACGGCAACCCTGTCCGGCGGCGAGTCCTTCATGGCCTCGCTCGCTTTGGCCCTCGGGCTGGCGGACGTCGTGCAGCAGGAATCCGGCGGTGTGGACATCGAGACGCTGTTTGTGGATGAGGGCTTCGGCAGCCTCGACGAACAGGCCCTCGAACAGGTCATGGACGCCCTCGAAGGGCTCCGGGACGGCGGGCGCGTGGTCGGCCTGGTGAGCCACGTCGGGGAAATGAAACAGCGCATCAGCACCCAGCTCCAGGTGGTCAAGGGACGCAACGGATCCGCCCTGCACATCTCCGACGACGCCCAGGGCTGA
- a CDS encoding exonuclease SbcCD subunit D: protein MRLLHTSDWHLGRSFHGVGMLDAQRAFIDQLVSFVRDEAVDVVLIAGDVYDRALPGVDVVRLLDDALVGLTGAGAQVVLTSGNHDSAIRLGFASRLLERGGVHLRTRLTELDQPVLFPLDPGAPDAGPVLAIYGIPWLEPRLVAEQLGVETASHFEVTRAATARIREDLALRSAARTVHSVVLAHTFASGGISSDSERDLSIGGVGAVPLDLFDGFGYTALGHLHGRQELSPSVRYSGSPLAYSFSEAKHKKGSWLLDVDADGVGAAREVLWEAPRTLAVLRGKLEELLSAADHAWAETAYCQITVTDAQRPAQAMERLRSRFPDTLVLGFDPEGAGAAAKTSYSSRLAGAEDDLSICCGFLEHVRGRGADDREAAVLAEALESVRLEGVSL, encoded by the coding sequence ATGCGGTTATTGCACACCTCGGACTGGCATTTGGGCCGGTCGTTCCACGGCGTCGGGATGCTCGACGCCCAGCGCGCCTTCATCGACCAGCTCGTCTCTTTCGTGCGGGACGAGGCAGTCGACGTCGTCCTGATCGCCGGCGACGTCTACGACCGCGCCCTGCCGGGAGTCGACGTCGTCCGGCTGCTGGATGACGCGCTGGTGGGCCTGACCGGCGCCGGCGCGCAGGTGGTGCTGACCAGCGGCAACCACGACTCGGCCATCCGGCTCGGCTTCGCCTCCCGGCTGCTGGAGCGCGGGGGAGTGCACCTGCGCACGCGGCTCACCGAGCTGGACCAGCCCGTGCTGTTCCCGCTCGACCCTGGCGCCCCGGACGCCGGGCCGGTGCTCGCCATCTATGGCATCCCCTGGCTGGAACCACGGCTCGTGGCCGAACAGCTGGGGGTCGAAACCGCCAGCCACTTCGAGGTAACCCGGGCGGCCACCGCACGGATCCGGGAGGACCTGGCCCTGCGCTCCGCGGCCCGGACCGTTCATTCCGTGGTCCTGGCCCACACGTTTGCCAGCGGCGGGATCAGCTCGGACAGCGAACGGGACCTCAGCATCGGCGGCGTCGGCGCTGTCCCGCTGGATCTCTTCGACGGCTTCGGCTACACGGCGCTGGGCCACCTGCACGGCCGGCAGGAGCTCTCGCCGTCGGTCCGCTACTCCGGTTCGCCGCTGGCGTACTCCTTCTCCGAAGCGAAGCACAAAAAGGGCAGCTGGCTCCTGGACGTCGACGCTGACGGCGTCGGCGCGGCCCGCGAAGTGCTGTGGGAAGCGCCCCGGACCCTTGCGGTGCTGCGCGGCAAACTGGAGGAGCTGCTTTCCGCCGCGGACCATGCCTGGGCTGAAACCGCCTATTGCCAGATCACCGTGACCGACGCCCAGCGCCCCGCCCAGGCCATGGAACGGCTGCGCTCGCGGTTCCCGGACACGCTCGTGCTGGGTTTCGATCCGGAAGGTGCCGGCGCCGCCGCCAAAACCAGCTACAGCAGCCGGCTCGCCGGGGCCGAGGACGACCTTTCCATTTGTTGCGGGTTCCTCGAGCACGTCCGCGGCCGGGGAGCCGACGACCGCGAGGCAGCCGTCCTCGCCGAAGCCCTGGAGTCCGTGCGCCTGGAAGGAGTCTCACTGTGA